The stretch of DNA ACGCTGACCGAAGGCTTTAACCTGCAGCTGAAGATCGCAGTCATTGCGGCGGTCTTTCTGTCGGCTCCTTTCATATTGGGTCAGGTTTGGCTGTTTATTTCGCCCGGTCTTTACAAGCACGAACGCCGCTACGCGTTGCCGTTCATTCTCTCTTCATCGGTGTTGTTCATCTTAGGCGGACTGTTCGCCTATTTTGTCGCCTTTCCCTTTGCTGCCCAGTTTCTGGTCTCATGGGAAAAGGATATGGGCGGCACCGTGCTCATTACAGCCAGCGACTATTTTGATCTGTTCCTTACGGTCGAGCTCGCCCTGGCAGTCATCTTCGAAATACCAGCGGTTATTTTTATTCTTTCCCGGATCGGCCTCGTCAGCGGCCCGTTCCTGCTGCGCAACACGCGTTACGCGATTCTAATCTCCGCCATCGTCGCCGCCGTCATT from Terriglobia bacterium encodes:
- the tatC gene encoding twin-arginine translocase subunit TatC yields the protein MPVETDPEQEQEELTGQMSFLDHLEELRKRIIHSLIGIGVAFGACWFFRDFLYALVSRPIAKAGVTSLVFTTLTEGFNLQLKIAVIAAVFLSAPFILGQVWLFISPGLYKHERRYALPFILSSSVLFILGGLFAYFVAFPFAAQFLVSWEKDMGGTVLITASDYFDLFLTVELALAVIFEIPAVIFILSRIGLVSGPFLLRNTRYAILISAIVAAVITPTTDIPNMMIVMVPMVGLYLMGVGVAYVFGKKRHKEPGD